A stretch of DNA from Campylobacter gracilis:
TCATAATTTCCTCCTTGAATTTTAAATTTTTCGTAATTGTAATGTAAATTTTCTTAAAATTTCATTTTACCAAAACTGAAATTATTCCCTAAATTACGGGCTTAGCGATAAAATTTCGCAACTAAAATTTCTAAACATAATGATAGAGGCTTTTTAACTTTGCGCCAAGCTCCGCCTGCTTTCATTAAATTTTAGCGCTTCGCTATAAATTCTGTGCGTCTATTAGTGCCGCAAAAATAGCACGTCGCTGCGAAATTCTATGGAATTTTATAAATTCTGCAACGACGCGTTAGTAGAATTTTATAATCCAAACCCAAGCTCGCAAAGTCAGGCAAAATAGCAAGACTATGCGAGCCTTTTAAATTTTACCTGGCGAGAGCACACAGCTATGCTTACGAAAACAAACACAGGCGAGCTGTATCGCTATGCCCGCCTAAAATAAGCTATAGAGGTCATCTAGCAAGAAATATTTTTTCTCCGCAGTGCCCTTGTAATACGGCTCGATAGTCTCGTCGTAGGTCTTTTTCATAAAGCCGTTCTTGCTTAGCTTGACTAGCTCGCCATTTAAGAACTCAAGCAGATCCTTATTGCCCTTAGAAACCGCAATGCCTAAGAAATCCGAAACGCCTAAATTCTTGATATTTACCTCGGTGTCGCTGTCGATTACAGCATAAGCTAAAACTATCAGATTGTCTGTCGCATATCCGATGCCCTTACCGTCCTTTAGCATTTTATAGCATTCGTTTGCAGTGGCGCAATTTATGATTTCAAAACCCTCTTTTCTAAAATACGCTTCGCCCGTAGTTCCAGTTTCTGCGATAATCGGCTTGCCGTGCAGATCCGATACAGTTTTAATCCTATCGCCAGCGCGGGTTAGCACGCCGATATTTACTGCAAAATACGGCGTCGTAAAATCAACTAGCTGCTTACGCTCATTTGTGATCGTAAAGGTCGCAAGCACCATATCTACTTTATTTTCTTCCAACACTTTTAAACGCTCACTAGCCTTTACGGGTACGAATTCTACCTTGCCCGCTTTGCCACCGAATATATCTTTCGATAGCGCCTCGGCTAGGGTCACCTCAAATCCTTGAAATTTGCCGTCTTCAAATTTACTAAAAGGCGGTTGCGCCTCAAATACGCCTACGCGCACACTGCCCGATTGCCTAATCTCAGATAGGGTATTTGCCACTACACTACTTGTAAATAGCAATAAAATTCCCAAAATTATCTTTTTCATATCGTTCCTTTAATTACAATGATTAGCCTAGCCGCGCATTCGCGTCGCTTTGGCAAGCCGTTTTAAGCCGGTCGTATATTATTCGCTCACTTCTCCTTTCAATATTTTTTTAAAATTTCTTTGCCTTTGAAATTTTGCGGCGCATTTTACGCAAATTTCATTTAAAATACATTTAACCTGCGCCGTGATTTAGATCCCAATCGATCTCCCCCAGGCCGTGCGCGCGCAGATATTCGTTGCATCTGCTAAAATGCTTGCAGCCGAAAAACGCCCCTCCGGCAAGCGGGCTAGGATGCGCGGCGGTTAAAATGAGATGCTTCTGCGCGTCGATCAGCGCCGATTTTGCTTTGGCGAAATTTCCCCACAGCATAAAGACTAAGCTTTGCCGCCTCGCGCTTAAAATTTTAATCACGGCGTCGGTAAAAGCTTGCCACCCAAAGCCGCTGTGCGAGTTCGCGCGGTTCGCACCCACGCTAAGGCTCGCATTAAGTAGCAGCACGCCTTGCTTCGCCCAGTAGCTCAGATCGCCGCTTTCAGGCTCGCTGATACCCAGATCGCTCTTAATCTCTTTGTAGATATTTACGAGGCTAGGCGGAATTCGCACGCCGCGCGGTACCGAAAAGCTAAGCCCCATCGCCTGATGCGCGCCGTGGTAGGGATCCTGCCCCAAAATCACCGCGCGCACCCGCTCAAAC
This window harbors:
- a CDS encoding transporter substrate-binding domain-containing protein, with translation MKKIILGILLLFTSSVVANTLSEIRQSGSVRVGVFEAQPPFSKFEDGKFQGFEVTLAEALSKDIFGGKAGKVEFVPVKASERLKVLEENKVDMVLATFTITNERKQLVDFTTPYFAVNIGVLTRAGDRIKTVSDLHGKPIIAETGTTGEAYFRKEGFEIINCATANECYKMLKDGKGIGYATDNLIVLAYAVIDSDTEVNIKNLGVSDFLGIAVSKGNKDLLEFLNGELVKLSKNGFMKKTYDETIEPYYKGTAEKKYFLLDDLYSLF
- the ung gene encoding uracil-DNA glycosylase, with translation MQINLDDVRIESGWKEALREEFLSEYFVKIKENLLAAKEREIVYPPGNLIFNAFNLTPFERVRAVILGQDPYHGAHQAMGLSFSVPRGVRIPPSLVNIYKEIKSDLGISEPESGDLSYWAKQGVLLLNASLSVGANRANSHSGFGWQAFTDAVIKILSARRQSLVFMLWGNFAKAKSALIDAQKHLILTAAHPSPLAGGAFFGCKHFSRCNEYLRAHGLGEIDWDLNHGAG